One Nocardia sp. BMG111209 DNA segment encodes these proteins:
- a CDS encoding glyoxalase superfamily protein — translation MAADSIRFAAPVPILRIFDVAKAYEFYRDHLGFTVDWEHRFEPDLPLYAQVSRSQTTLHLSEHHGDGTPGTVVWIPVDDVHGLHAELAAHHYRYGRPGAPEPGPGGPGFMITDPFGNTLRFSQPD, via the coding sequence ATGGCCGCCGACTCGATCCGATTCGCCGCACCCGTCCCGATCCTGCGCATCTTCGATGTGGCCAAGGCGTACGAGTTCTATCGCGATCATCTCGGCTTCACCGTCGACTGGGAGCACCGGTTCGAGCCGGATCTGCCGCTGTACGCACAGGTGTCGCGCTCGCAGACCACCCTCCACCTCAGCGAGCACCACGGCGACGGCACCCCCGGCACGGTCGTGTGGATCCCGGTCGACGACGTCCACGGCCTGCACGCCGAACTGGCCGCCCACCACTACCGCTACGGCCGCCCCGGCGCCCCCGAGCCGGGCCCCGGCGGCCCCGGTTTCATGATCACCGACCCGTTCGGCAACACCCTGCGCTTCTCCCAGCCGGACTGA
- a CDS encoding glycoside hydrolase family 27 protein: MSGGRTASGALIAVVTAVLTVVLLLGVTAAAPIRTSGRLGDGVAIAGVALTPPMGWNTWNSYGCDISARVVQQAADALVSSGMRDAGYRYVIVDDCWFEPARGPGGVLRADPARFPQGMRAVADYVHARGLKFGIYESPNDRTCAQLGGAYPGRTGSAGHEALDARTFADWGVDYLKYDWCAPESDLDRQLSAFTRMRDALRDTGRPIVYSINANSDVLAVPPGAIYDWSGIATMWRTTNDVTPAWAIGLGVATSQGIREILDTTAPLTDRAGPGHWPDPDMLEVGVAGVPGTLTPGLTAAEQRTQFGMWALLAAPLIAGNALPYLDSATRALLTNPEVIAVDQDSLAAPATAVPDTGGKVLRRTMSDGSAVVALTNRDRAATRIDTSAAAAGLPAAPRYEVRDLWTGAASVTDGPLGATVAAHDTVLLRIRPDTSA; encoded by the coding sequence GTGTCCGGCGGGCGCACCGCATCCGGGGCACTGATCGCGGTGGTGACCGCGGTACTGACCGTCGTGCTGCTGCTCGGCGTGACGGCCGCGGCGCCGATCCGGACCAGCGGCCGGCTCGGCGACGGCGTGGCCATCGCGGGCGTCGCGCTCACGCCGCCGATGGGCTGGAACACCTGGAACAGCTACGGCTGCGACATCTCCGCGCGGGTCGTGCAACAGGCCGCGGACGCGCTGGTGTCCAGCGGTATGCGCGACGCCGGGTACCGATACGTGATCGTCGACGACTGCTGGTTCGAGCCGGCGCGCGGGCCCGGCGGCGTGCTGCGCGCGGATCCGGCCCGATTCCCGCAGGGCATGCGGGCGGTGGCCGATTACGTGCACGCGCGCGGGCTGAAGTTCGGCATCTACGAGAGCCCCAACGACCGCACCTGCGCGCAACTCGGCGGCGCCTATCCCGGCCGCACCGGCAGCGCCGGTCACGAGGCCCTCGACGCTCGCACCTTCGCGGACTGGGGCGTCGACTATCTCAAATACGATTGGTGCGCACCGGAATCCGATCTGGACCGGCAGCTGTCCGCGTTCACCCGGATGCGGGACGCGTTGCGCGACACCGGACGTCCGATCGTGTACAGCATCAACGCCAACAGCGACGTCCTCGCGGTACCCCCCGGCGCGATCTACGACTGGTCCGGTATCGCGACCATGTGGCGGACCACCAACGACGTCACCCCGGCCTGGGCGATCGGGCTGGGCGTCGCGACCAGCCAGGGTATCCGCGAGATCCTCGACACCACCGCGCCGCTGACCGACCGTGCCGGACCCGGGCACTGGCCGGATCCGGACATGCTGGAGGTCGGCGTCGCGGGTGTCCCGGGCACCCTCACCCCCGGCCTCACCGCCGCCGAGCAGCGCACCCAGTTCGGCATGTGGGCGCTGCTGGCCGCGCCGCTGATCGCCGGAAACGCGCTGCCCTACCTGGATTCCGCGACGCGGGCCCTGCTGACGAATCCGGAAGTGATCGCGGTGGACCAGGATTCGCTGGCCGCCCCGGCCACGGCGGTCCCCGATACGGGTGGAAAGGTCCTGCGCCGCACCATGTCCGACGGTTCGGCGGTGGTGGCGCTGACCAACCGCGACCGCGCCGCGACCCGGATCGACACCTCGGCGGCCGCTGCCGGGCTGCCCGCCGCACCGCGCTACGAGGTGCGCGACCTGTGGACCGGCGCTGCGTCCGTCACCGACGGCCCGCTCGGCGCGACGGTGGCCGCGCACGACACGGTGCTGCTGCGCATCCGCCCGGACACCTCGGCGTAG